The Mycolicibacterium smegmatis genome has a window encoding:
- a CDS encoding GntR family transcriptional regulator — MKDDVLAVLRDAIIAGKFAPGERLNEKDLAEQLGTSRGPIRDSLAALAHEGLVVHEPHKGARVPLLDKADIEDVYTLRVALETLAARTAVERARAADFDALDHALSDLAKAFEKGDRRGITDADLRFHDAFYQAAHHDRLSVAWRTVRSQVALCLFSRNTVSATSREIVVDEHVHLLDLLRTRSESALVDAVRAHIETAYQRLVASYD; from the coding sequence TTGAAGGACGACGTACTGGCGGTCTTGCGTGACGCCATCATCGCCGGCAAGTTCGCCCCCGGGGAGCGTCTGAACGAGAAAGACCTTGCCGAGCAGTTGGGCACCAGTCGGGGTCCCATTCGAGATTCGTTGGCCGCGTTGGCACATGAGGGTTTGGTGGTCCATGAACCGCACAAGGGCGCTCGTGTCCCACTGCTCGACAAGGCGGACATCGAGGACGTCTACACCTTGAGGGTGGCCTTGGAAACCCTGGCTGCTCGCACGGCCGTCGAACGTGCCCGGGCCGCTGACTTCGACGCACTCGACCATGCCCTATCCGACCTTGCAAAGGCCTTCGAGAAGGGAGATCGGCGAGGTATCACCGACGCGGATCTCCGATTTCACGATGCGTTTTATCAAGCGGCCCACCATGATCGACTCAGCGTGGCGTGGCGCACGGTGCGGTCGCAGGTGGCATTGTGCCTGTTCTCTCGCAACACGGTGTCGGCGACAAGTCGCGAGATCGTCGTCGACGAGCACGTGCACCTCCTCGACCTACTGCGAACCCGAAGCGAGTCAGCACTGGTCGACGCCGTTCGGGCGCACATCGAAACTGCTTATCAGCGCCTCGTGGCGTCATACGACTGA
- a CDS encoding SDR family NAD(P)-dependent oxidoreductase, whose product MDRLEHAVAQELRAAFLVTKAVIPAMIAGDYGRLVYLSVAHSRLPQDKRIVEGTAKAALDQFVRYLAQELAPHGIPANLVAPGNVAGVDAGREAWTDDELWVLGTANTPARLVLPGDVARTVEFFASDDCVITTGHYAPVNAGLAVR is encoded by the coding sequence ATCGATCGACTCGAACATGCTGTCGCTCAAGAACTTCGGGCAGCGTTCCTGGTCACCAAAGCAGTCATTCCTGCCATGATCGCTGGTGATTACGGCCGGCTCGTCTATCTGAGCGTCGCGCATTCCCGCCTCCCGCAAGACAAGCGGATCGTCGAAGGCACAGCGAAAGCCGCGCTCGATCAATTCGTCCGCTACCTCGCTCAAGAACTTGCCCCGCACGGGATCCCCGCCAACCTCGTCGCGCCGGGCAACGTCGCCGGTGTCGATGCAGGCCGCGAGGCGTGGACCGACGACGAACTCTGGGTCCTGGGAACGGCCAACACCCCGGCCCGGTTGGTACTGCCCGGTGATGTCGCCCGCACGGTCGAGTTCTTCGCCAGCGACGACTGTGTCATCACCACCGGTCACTATGCGCCAGTCAACGCAGGACTCGCCGTCCGGTGA
- a CDS encoding RidA family protein, whose translation MPQGDYRSAVRHETVIYTAGMTPRDNGELIDIGVVGANIDVDRARSAARHAATNAAFAAESGLLPGEAIAQVLRMTVFVASVPTFTEHSRVADAASEVLRGRYGDEALGARTAVGVACLPGGAPVEIELTVGIGVADRRAST comes from the coding sequence GTGCCGCAGGGTGACTACCGGTCTGCCGTTCGACATGAAACGGTGATCTACACGGCCGGGATGACACCGCGGGACAACGGCGAATTGATCGACATCGGTGTCGTCGGTGCCAACATCGACGTCGACCGGGCTCGCAGCGCGGCGCGACATGCTGCCACGAACGCTGCCTTCGCCGCAGAATCGGGCCTCTTGCCAGGTGAGGCGATCGCCCAGGTGCTCCGAATGACCGTATTCGTCGCGTCGGTCCCCACCTTCACCGAGCACTCGCGTGTCGCCGACGCGGCGTCTGAGGTGCTTCGAGGACGCTACGGCGACGAAGCGCTGGGGGCACGCACGGCGGTCGGGGTCGCCTGTCTTCCCGGAGGCGCGCCGGTCGAGATCGAACTCACCGTTGGGATCGGCGTGGCGGATCGGCGCGCATCGACCTGA
- a CDS encoding pyridoxal phosphate-dependent aminotransferase: MHSASTEATNPLDDLDISSSPGQEKSLATATARPVGDGTDFSHGDVGAFLPAPGAFDLYREAFADGRRYAYSPYRGHDDVREHVAHHVGEFTGRPVDPSREIIVTPGTQGALFVALSSLVEPGDKVAVVVPDYFANSRIVTYLRAQTVPVTLDYQDPSRAAELDLVKLAYAFASGCKLLVLSNPNNPTGVVYTSDQIHQIAALAERYGAFIVVDQLYSRLVYPGTSFTHLRTTAIADEHCLTLLGPSKTESLSGFRVGVAVGAPHVIDRMEKLQALASLRAPGYSQTVLRCWFAEPPGWLEHRIKEHQNIRDDLHARFEATNGVSIRRTEGGSYIFPQLPALRVPPAEFRNILRSDHGITVTPGSEFGPGHDRSIRLNFSQQRDNALAAASVICDLATELSE; this comes from the coding sequence ATGCACTCGGCCAGTACAGAGGCCACGAATCCACTCGACGACCTGGACATCAGTTCCTCGCCGGGACAGGAAAAGTCGCTTGCCACCGCGACAGCGCGTCCAGTCGGCGATGGAACTGACTTCTCGCACGGTGACGTGGGCGCCTTCCTCCCGGCCCCGGGAGCATTCGATCTGTACCGAGAAGCCTTCGCCGACGGGCGACGCTACGCCTACTCGCCTTATCGCGGTCATGACGACGTGCGCGAACACGTCGCCCACCATGTCGGTGAGTTCACCGGGCGCCCAGTGGACCCATCACGCGAAATCATCGTCACACCCGGAACCCAAGGTGCGCTTTTCGTAGCACTGTCGTCGTTGGTGGAACCCGGCGATAAGGTGGCTGTCGTCGTTCCGGATTACTTCGCCAACAGCCGCATCGTCACCTATCTGAGAGCCCAGACCGTCCCCGTGACGCTGGATTATCAGGACCCGTCACGCGCCGCCGAGCTCGACCTCGTCAAGCTGGCCTACGCCTTCGCGTCCGGTTGCAAACTGCTCGTTCTGTCGAACCCCAACAATCCCACGGGCGTTGTCTACACCTCCGACCAGATTCACCAGATCGCGGCGCTGGCAGAAAGATACGGCGCATTCATCGTGGTGGATCAGTTGTACTCCCGGCTCGTGTACCCGGGCACTTCATTCACCCACCTTCGCACGACCGCAATTGCCGACGAACACTGTCTCACCCTGCTGGGCCCCTCGAAAACGGAGTCACTCAGCGGGTTTCGGGTGGGGGTGGCTGTCGGCGCGCCCCATGTCATCGACAGGATGGAAAAGTTGCAGGCGTTGGCATCATTGCGTGCCCCGGGGTACAGCCAGACGGTCCTCCGCTGCTGGTTCGCCGAACCGCCCGGCTGGCTCGAGCACCGCATCAAGGAGCATCAGAACATCCGTGACGACCTTCATGCACGGTTCGAGGCAACCAATGGCGTCTCGATCCGCCGCACCGAGGGCGGCAGCTATATATTCCCGCAACTACCGGCCTTGCGTGTGCCACCAGCCGAATTCCGGAACATACTGCGCTCCGACCACGGAATCACCGTCACCCCAGGCAGCGAGTTCGGCCCCGGTCACGACCGCAGTATCCGGTTGAACTTCTCCCAACAACGCGACAACGCGCTGGCGGCGGCATCGGTCATCTGCGATCTGGCAACGGAATTGTCGGAATGA
- a CDS encoding amidohydrolase family protein: MKIITVEEHFHHPGAMARVQQLGGPPPIAMDDSYEALLQHFMPDRDSSERLGGRRLTHMDRVGIDVQVVSHGANNPGSLNHHEATELCRTANDALAQDISEHPTRFRGFATIPLHDPHAAADEMRRCVNELGFVGTLVMGTCAGTFLDDDRYEPVLSAAEEVDRPIYLHPGLPPASVSNAYYAGNWPGAVQWVFAGPGFGWHAEAGIHTIRMILSGALDRHPNLKMLSGHWGEFVAGWLDRLDEVFAWCHHLDRPISQYYRDHVWITPSGMFNQNRLKFILAELGHERIIYSEDYPYVESESVSEFLESAELSEDQRASIAHRNAQNLLHI, encoded by the coding sequence ATGAAGATCATCACTGTCGAAGAACACTTTCATCACCCTGGCGCGATGGCGCGAGTACAACAGCTTGGAGGCCCACCGCCGATCGCGATGGACGATAGTTATGAAGCTCTTTTACAGCACTTCATGCCAGATCGCGACTCCTCGGAGCGGTTGGGTGGAAGGCGTTTGACGCATATGGACCGAGTCGGCATCGACGTTCAGGTGGTGTCACATGGTGCGAACAATCCCGGCAGCCTGAACCACCATGAGGCGACTGAACTATGTCGCACTGCGAACGATGCGCTAGCACAAGATATTTCAGAGCATCCTACGCGATTTCGCGGGTTTGCGACCATCCCCTTGCATGATCCACACGCAGCTGCTGACGAAATGAGGCGTTGCGTGAATGAATTGGGCTTTGTGGGCACGCTAGTGATGGGTACGTGTGCTGGAACGTTCCTTGATGACGATCGATACGAGCCGGTGCTGTCTGCAGCTGAAGAAGTTGACCGACCCATATACCTTCATCCGGGACTACCGCCTGCGTCGGTGTCCAACGCCTACTACGCGGGCAACTGGCCCGGCGCAGTGCAATGGGTGTTCGCGGGTCCCGGCTTCGGTTGGCATGCCGAGGCAGGGATCCACACGATTCGGATGATTCTATCCGGTGCGCTTGATCGCCATCCGAATCTGAAAATGCTGAGCGGTCATTGGGGCGAATTTGTCGCGGGTTGGCTCGATCGGCTCGATGAGGTATTCGCTTGGTGCCACCACCTCGACCGTCCTATCAGCCAGTACTATCGCGACCATGTGTGGATTACGCCGTCGGGCATGTTCAACCAGAATCGGTTGAAGTTCATCCTCGCCGAACTCGGCCACGAGCGGATCATCTACTCTGAGGATTACCCCTACGTCGAAAGTGAGAGTGTGTCGGAGTTTCTCGAATCGGCAGAATTGAGCGAGGATCAACGCGCATCCATCGCACATCGGAATGCCCAGAACCTTCTGCACATCTGA
- a CDS encoding SDR family oxidoreductase: MIASTKKITIVGATGLIGRQLTPLLREAGHDVTEASRASGTDLVTGEGLDVALTDADVVVDVINSATPDDSAEKFFKQTSANLSAAAAQAGVGHYVVLSIVGVDAMAANAGYIRGKLAQESAAAKSGIPWTVVRATQFHELAEPITESLITGEQVRAPKALIQTIDSKEVTAILARIATGSPFNAIHNLGGPQKMTFADMARAVLVHQSRELEVIDDPAATYQGLPVDNTTLVTDDEAELGTTRLSDWLALH; this comes from the coding sequence ATGATCGCATCGACGAAGAAGATCACCATCGTCGGAGCCACCGGCCTGATCGGACGGCAACTGACCCCGCTGCTTCGCGAAGCCGGACATGACGTAACCGAGGCCTCCCGCGCCTCTGGCACCGACCTCGTGACCGGCGAGGGCCTCGATGTCGCACTGACTGACGCCGACGTCGTGGTCGACGTGATCAACTCCGCGACCCCCGACGATTCTGCAGAGAAGTTCTTCAAGCAGACCTCGGCCAACCTGTCAGCCGCCGCGGCCCAGGCCGGCGTCGGCCACTACGTCGTACTGTCGATCGTCGGCGTCGACGCAATGGCGGCCAACGCCGGCTACATCCGCGGGAAGTTGGCCCAAGAGAGCGCCGCCGCCAAGTCAGGAATCCCCTGGACCGTCGTACGCGCCACTCAATTCCACGAACTGGCCGAACCGATCACCGAATCCTTGATAACCGGGGAGCAGGTACGCGCCCCCAAAGCACTCATCCAGACAATCGACTCCAAGGAAGTCACGGCGATCCTTGCCAGAATCGCGACCGGTTCGCCATTCAACGCGATCCACAATCTCGGCGGCCCACAGAAGATGACCTTCGCCGACATGGCCCGCGCCGTTCTGGTCCATCAGAGCCGTGAACTCGAAGTCATCGATGACCCTGCGGCGACGTACCAGGGCCTGCCGGTCGACAACACCACACTCGTCACCGACGACGAAGCAGAACTCGGCACCACTCGACTATCCGACTGGCTGGCGCTCCACTGA
- a CDS encoding acyl-CoA synthetase → MTMYLTQGLHRAVQQTPGATMTVFGERRRTFLEVADRVARLAGALRALGVRAGDRVAMLAQNSDRYHEYLLAVPWANGVLNPVNIRWTPAEIAYSLEDSGTKVMFVDDSFARMLPAIKDAWAELSTVIYAGEASPPAGTLAYEELIDKSDPVDDARRGGDELAGLFYTGGTTGFPKGVMLSHANLLTSTYGLLTPGFAFRPGGICLHAAPMFHLADLMSWSAGLLQGGRHVFIPSFEPVTVMQAIAQHQVTDALLVPTMIQKLIDHPDINRYDLTSFRALFYAASAIPQALLERAMKVFPNAEFVQGYGMTELSPLATLLSPDDHQKPRLLRSAGRAAPSAEVRIVDPDGNEVPRRTVGEVAVRGGNVMLGYWNKPQETAAAIRDGWMHTGDAAYMDDDGYIYVVDRIKDMIITGGENVYSAEVENAVVQHPSVAACAVIGVPDADWGERVHAVVVLQPGAELAACQIREHAKRLIAGYKCPRSIEFVNALPLSGAGKVLKRELRERHLGARER, encoded by the coding sequence ATGACGATGTACCTGACGCAGGGATTGCACCGGGCGGTGCAGCAGACGCCTGGCGCGACGATGACAGTCTTCGGCGAAAGAAGGCGCACCTTCCTCGAAGTGGCCGATCGCGTGGCGAGGTTGGCGGGCGCGCTTCGCGCGCTCGGTGTGCGCGCCGGCGACCGGGTGGCCATGCTCGCGCAGAACTCGGACCGATACCACGAATACCTGCTCGCGGTGCCGTGGGCGAACGGTGTGTTGAACCCGGTGAACATCCGTTGGACCCCAGCTGAAATCGCGTACTCGCTGGAGGACTCCGGCACAAAGGTAATGTTCGTCGACGACTCCTTCGCGCGCATGCTGCCGGCGATCAAGGACGCGTGGGCCGAGCTGAGTACTGTGATCTATGCGGGCGAGGCGTCGCCTCCTGCAGGCACCTTGGCGTACGAAGAACTGATCGACAAAAGTGACCCGGTCGACGACGCTCGGCGGGGCGGAGACGAACTGGCGGGGTTGTTCTACACGGGAGGCACCACCGGATTTCCGAAGGGCGTCATGCTGTCCCACGCCAACCTGCTCACCTCGACCTACGGCCTTCTCACTCCTGGTTTCGCCTTCAGGCCCGGCGGCATCTGCCTCCACGCGGCGCCGATGTTTCACCTCGCCGACCTCATGTCCTGGAGCGCGGGACTGCTCCAAGGGGGCCGTCACGTTTTCATCCCGTCGTTCGAACCGGTCACGGTGATGCAGGCCATCGCGCAGCACCAAGTGACCGATGCATTGCTGGTGCCGACGATGATCCAGAAGCTGATCGACCATCCGGACATCAATAGATATGACCTGACTAGCTTTCGCGCGTTGTTCTACGCCGCTTCAGCAATTCCGCAGGCGTTGCTGGAGCGCGCTATGAAGGTCTTTCCGAACGCTGAGTTCGTTCAGGGGTACGGCATGACGGAACTGTCACCCCTGGCCACATTGCTCAGCCCGGACGACCATCAGAAGCCGCGACTGCTGCGCTCTGCCGGGCGGGCGGCTCCCTCCGCAGAAGTGCGCATCGTAGATCCTGACGGAAACGAGGTCCCGCGGCGAACCGTCGGGGAGGTCGCGGTGCGGGGCGGCAACGTGATGCTCGGCTACTGGAACAAGCCCCAGGAGACAGCCGCCGCGATCCGCGACGGCTGGATGCATACGGGGGACGCTGCCTACATGGACGACGACGGCTACATCTATGTGGTCGACCGGATCAAGGACATGATCATCACCGGTGGAGAGAACGTGTACTCCGCCGAAGTCGAGAACGCCGTCGTCCAGCACCCTTCGGTCGCCGCCTGCGCGGTGATCGGCGTCCCGGATGCCGACTGGGGAGAACGGGTGCACGCGGTCGTCGTGTTGCAACCCGGCGCCGAGCTCGCGGCTTGCCAAATCCGCGAACACGCCAAGCGACTCATCGCCGGCTACAAGTGTCCCCGCAGTATCGAGTTCGTGAATGCACTGCCACTTTCCGGTGCAGGCAAGGTCCTCAAACGCGAACTTCGGGAGAGACACCTCGGCGCGCGAGAGAGATAG
- a CDS encoding NADP-dependent oxidoreductase, which yields MKAVGVYEFGGPDALEVIDLPEPQAGPGEVRIRVYAAAVSPTDVLLRTGGHAVRMAGRRPPFVPGMDAAGVIDQIGPGCDGRLHVGQRVIAMVMFVGEHGGAYAEQVVVPAASVVPAPANADFAAASTLLMNAMTARLALDTLGLRAGETVAVTGAAGAVGGFAVELAKADGLRVIADAVERDVELVRGFGADHVVERGAEVAARIRGLVPGGVPGLVDGSDQQGEVLGAIADGGMLVELRGWEGPGERGVRVVPVMVPDRITDTEGLTTLSRQAEMGVLTLRVADVLPAEQAPKAHRMLEAGGLRGRIVLDFS from the coding sequence GTGAAAGCCGTTGGTGTATATGAATTCGGTGGTCCGGACGCACTTGAGGTGATCGACTTGCCTGAGCCGCAGGCGGGCCCGGGGGAGGTGCGTATCCGGGTGTATGCCGCGGCGGTGAGTCCGACCGATGTCTTGTTGCGGACCGGTGGTCATGCTGTGCGTATGGCGGGCCGGCGTCCGCCGTTTGTGCCCGGGATGGACGCTGCGGGTGTCATCGATCAGATCGGGCCGGGCTGTGATGGTCGCCTTCATGTGGGGCAGCGGGTGATCGCGATGGTGATGTTCGTCGGTGAACACGGTGGGGCGTATGCCGAGCAGGTTGTGGTGCCCGCGGCCTCGGTGGTGCCCGCGCCGGCGAACGCTGATTTCGCTGCGGCGTCGACTCTGCTGATGAATGCGATGACCGCGCGTCTGGCGCTGGATACGCTGGGGCTGCGTGCGGGGGAGACGGTGGCGGTGACTGGTGCGGCGGGTGCGGTCGGTGGCTTTGCGGTCGAGTTGGCGAAGGCTGATGGGTTGCGGGTGATTGCCGATGCGGTCGAGCGTGATGTGGAGCTGGTCCGCGGTTTCGGCGCTGATCACGTTGTCGAGCGTGGTGCCGAGGTCGCGGCGCGGATCCGTGGGTTGGTTCCGGGTGGGGTGCCGGGCCTGGTTGATGGCTCTGATCAGCAGGGTGAGGTGCTCGGTGCGATCGCTGATGGTGGCATGCTGGTCGAGTTGCGCGGGTGGGAGGGGCCGGGGGAGCGTGGTGTCCGGGTGGTTCCGGTGATGGTGCCTGATCGCATCACCGATACCGAGGGGCTCACGACGTTGAGCCGTCAGGCTGAGATGGGCGTGCTGACACTTCGCGTGGCCGACGTACTGCCCGCCGAGCAGGCCCCGAAGGCACACCGCATGCTCGAGGCCGGCGGTCTGCGCGGGCGCATCGTCCTCGACTTCTCGTGA
- a CDS encoding HAD family hydrolase — protein MVFILDPKPDLLTFDCYGTLIDWDSALRVYMADLLRRKNLSVEPDQFYHRWYYSHALRLLQGPFLIYRELLKQSIQAALHEYGADVDHSDGADCGDAMAEAEPFPDTVDVLRQLAKTYRLAIISNSQDDIVCRAVDRMHNLFSVVITAETTRAYKPDSALFELVLERAAVPVERTVHIAQSQYVDLPRSVPMGFRTIWINRNSQTLNDGTPAPDEILPDLRGLPALLNA, from the coding sequence GTGGTCTTCATCCTTGATCCGAAACCCGACCTGCTGACGTTCGACTGTTATGGGACGCTCATCGACTGGGATTCCGCGTTGCGCGTATATATGGCCGATCTGCTCAGACGGAAGAACTTGTCTGTTGAGCCCGACCAGTTCTACCACCGGTGGTACTACAGCCACGCGTTGCGACTGCTGCAGGGCCCGTTCCTGATCTACCGTGAACTGCTCAAGCAGAGCATTCAGGCCGCGCTGCATGAGTACGGCGCCGACGTGGACCATTCAGACGGCGCCGATTGCGGCGACGCAATGGCGGAAGCCGAACCCTTTCCCGACACCGTCGACGTACTGCGTCAACTCGCGAAGACGTACCGCCTTGCGATCATCAGCAACAGCCAGGACGACATCGTCTGCCGCGCTGTCGACCGCATGCACAACCTGTTCAGCGTGGTCATCACGGCCGAGACAACCCGTGCCTACAAACCGGATTCGGCGTTGTTCGAACTCGTCCTGGAAAGGGCCGCAGTGCCGGTCGAACGAACGGTGCACATCGCGCAGTCACAGTACGTCGATCTCCCGCGCAGCGTCCCGATGGGTTTCCGCACGATTTGGATCAACCGAAACTCGCAAACCCTCAACGACGGCACGCCGGCGCCCGACGAGATCCTGCCCGATCTCCGGGGCCTGCCTGCGCTGCTGAACGCCTGA
- a CDS encoding amidase, with the protein MSQSTRSIEQTLARASANRFNAWTTIDHEAVARYERARGASAERARILEGIPCGVKDNIDVAGLPTADGSAYPAVVPTRDAQVVLALRAAGAVIVGKNAMHEIAYGATGMVSATAPVVNPRSAEHMPGGSSSGSAAAVAAGDVPFAIGTDTGGSVRVPAALCGVVGLRPTTGRLQSSGVQPLSPTLDTVGVLAASVGIARAVWHAISGTPYRSPETDDAALTIGVVADDYFVPESTAITEAVSNASASLEQHGAKVRPVRLGWPEAAVPVYAHIVGCEAALTHRKRLSENPPLFQSETRRRLAAGARTTPHMYVEALRHRARIAYDLLRVFDHCDVLISPTTAILGPRRDRKTAEVGGQSVDVGRALVAYTTPWSLTGAPALAVPVGADQHGRPLSVQLVGKPGCETRVLEAGSIVEAQHRSAAGLR; encoded by the coding sequence ATGAGTCAGTCCACGAGATCCATCGAGCAGACTTTGGCAAGGGCCTCTGCGAACCGTTTCAACGCCTGGACCACCATCGATCATGAGGCTGTGGCGCGGTACGAGAGAGCGCGGGGCGCGAGCGCTGAACGGGCGCGCATCCTTGAGGGAATACCTTGCGGCGTCAAGGACAACATCGACGTCGCGGGATTGCCCACGGCGGATGGATCGGCCTATCCGGCGGTGGTGCCGACGCGCGATGCTCAAGTGGTCCTTGCTCTGCGCGCAGCCGGGGCAGTCATCGTCGGCAAGAACGCGATGCATGAAATCGCCTACGGGGCCACCGGAATGGTATCGGCCACTGCGCCGGTGGTGAACCCGCGCAGTGCCGAGCATATGCCGGGCGGGTCTAGTAGTGGATCTGCCGCCGCAGTAGCGGCGGGCGATGTGCCCTTCGCTATCGGGACCGACACCGGAGGATCCGTCCGGGTACCCGCGGCGTTGTGCGGCGTCGTCGGACTACGACCCACGACTGGCCGGCTGCAATCCTCCGGGGTCCAGCCGTTGTCGCCGACGCTCGACACCGTCGGAGTCCTCGCTGCGTCCGTGGGCATCGCTCGCGCCGTCTGGCATGCCATCAGCGGTACGCCATACAGATCGCCGGAGACCGACGATGCTGCCCTCACGATCGGTGTGGTCGCTGACGATTACTTTGTTCCCGAGAGTACGGCCATCACTGAGGCAGTGAGCAATGCGTCCGCTTCGCTTGAACAGCACGGCGCCAAAGTCAGGCCCGTTCGGCTGGGCTGGCCTGAGGCTGCGGTCCCCGTCTACGCGCATATCGTCGGGTGCGAGGCAGCGTTGACCCACCGGAAGCGGTTGTCCGAAAATCCGCCCTTGTTCCAATCCGAGACTCGCCGCCGATTGGCGGCAGGAGCGCGAACAACCCCTCATATGTACGTTGAGGCCCTTCGGCACCGGGCTCGGATCGCTTATGACCTGCTCCGTGTGTTCGACCATTGCGATGTGTTGATCAGCCCCACCACTGCGATCCTCGGACCCCGTCGTGATCGGAAAACCGCAGAAGTGGGAGGGCAGTCTGTCGATGTGGGTCGGGCGCTCGTCGCGTACACCACGCCGTGGAGTCTGACAGGTGCTCCGGCCCTGGCTGTTCCAGTCGGGGCCGATCAGCACGGCCGACCCTTGTCGGTCCAACTCGTCGGTAAGCCCGGTTGTGAAACCCGCGTACTCGAGGCGGGGTCCATCGTCGAGGCACAACACAGATCCGCCGCGGGATTGCGGTAG
- a CDS encoding MFS transporter — protein MQSSRKAGLASLVGTTIEWYDFQIYGLSAAVVFSTVFFPEVSTLAGTLASFAVFALGFLARPLGGIIFGHFGDRAGRKQILLITLLLMGISTFAVGVIPSYETIGAWAPILLVAMRLLGGIALGGEWGGAVLLSVEHAPPGKRGFYGALPQVGSPAGFLLATTVFAIVTAATGDAFETWGWRIPFLLSGVLVAVGLFIRLAVPETPVFAEIREKVQHTASAPLIEVLRNHPKTVMLGIGAFAVSSGGYYVYATYMVAYGKNDLGISATTMLIGGIVFACCAIVGNLTSASVSDRIGRRPVFLTMALFTILYAFPLFWLVETEVAVLIWIAQGIGGFANGSLYGLMGSLSAEMFEPHIRYTGASLGQQVSAGLVGGTTPMIVTAMVASAGHSWPAPAWLALLAAVSLLCVLVLPETYNKPIVAVEKGDATSSEAART, from the coding sequence ATGCAATCATCGCGGAAGGCCGGGTTGGCGAGCCTGGTCGGCACCACCATCGAGTGGTACGACTTCCAGATCTACGGGCTGAGTGCGGCAGTGGTGTTCAGCACTGTGTTCTTTCCCGAGGTCAGCACCCTTGCCGGCACGTTGGCATCGTTCGCGGTGTTCGCGCTGGGATTCCTCGCTCGCCCTCTGGGCGGAATCATCTTCGGCCACTTCGGTGACCGCGCAGGACGTAAGCAGATCCTTCTGATCACCCTGTTGTTGATGGGTATCAGTACCTTTGCGGTGGGCGTGATCCCGTCATACGAGACCATCGGGGCCTGGGCTCCCATACTCTTGGTGGCGATGCGGTTGCTGGGAGGGATCGCACTCGGCGGCGAGTGGGGCGGCGCTGTCCTGCTGAGTGTCGAACACGCACCACCGGGTAAGCGCGGATTCTACGGTGCGCTACCACAGGTCGGGTCACCCGCCGGTTTCCTCCTCGCCACCACGGTTTTCGCGATCGTCACCGCCGCCACCGGCGATGCGTTCGAAACGTGGGGTTGGCGAATCCCGTTCCTGCTCAGTGGAGTTCTCGTCGCAGTGGGTCTCTTCATCCGACTCGCGGTGCCGGAAACCCCGGTGTTCGCCGAGATACGCGAGAAGGTTCAGCACACTGCATCGGCGCCGTTGATCGAGGTACTGCGCAACCATCCGAAAACGGTGATGCTCGGCATCGGGGCATTCGCGGTCTCCAGTGGCGGGTATTACGTATACGCCACCTACATGGTGGCCTACGGCAAGAACGATCTCGGAATCTCGGCCACCACGATGCTCATCGGCGGCATCGTCTTCGCGTGCTGTGCGATCGTCGGTAACTTGACCTCGGCGTCGGTGTCCGACCGAATCGGTCGGCGACCCGTCTTCCTCACGATGGCGCTGTTCACGATTCTCTACGCGTTCCCCCTGTTCTGGCTGGTGGAGACCGAGGTGGCGGTACTCATCTGGATCGCCCAGGGGATCGGGGGGTTTGCCAACGGTTCGCTGTACGGGCTGATGGGATCGCTGAGCGCGGAAATGTTCGAGCCGCATATTCGGTACACCGGAGCCTCACTCGGACAACAGGTGTCGGCAGGACTGGTCGGTGGGACGACCCCGATGATCGTGACGGCGATGGTTGCCTCAGCGGGACATTCATGGCCCGCGCCGGCGTGGTTGGCGCTGCTGGCGGCGGTGAGTCTCCTGTGCGTCCTCGTGCTTCCTGAGACGTACAACAAGCCGATCGTCGCCGTCGAGAAGGGCGACGCGACATCGTCGGAAGCTGCCCGTACGTGA
- a CDS encoding SDR family NAD(P)-dependent oxidoreductase: protein MNITPTTTTPATVRGNGRIALITGASRGIGAASAALFGQRGYRVAVHHEHNAIEAHHVADAINDHGGDALVVQADLTRAEDVAEMTDAITHHWGPVEVLIMTDDDHTSALPSPL from the coding sequence ATGAACATCACCCCCACCACTACTACTCCGGCCACAGTTCGCGGAAACGGCCGTATCGCTCTGATCACAGGCGCCAGCCGCGGTATCGGCGCCGCCAGCGCGGCGTTGTTCGGCCAACGTGGCTATCGGGTCGCTGTCCATCACGAACACAACGCCATCGAAGCCCATCACGTAGCCGACGCCATCAACGATCACGGCGGCGACGCCCTTGTCGTGCAAGCTGATCTCACTCGCGCCGAAGATGTCGCCGAGATGACCGACGCGATCACCCACCACTGGGGTCCCGTTGAGGTGCTGATCATGACGGACGACGACCATACGAGCGCACTTCCTTCGCCGCTCTGA